The region GTTGATTTTATTGGTGGTATTTCAATTCGTGTCCAATTTGAAGAAATAGTAGATGTAGATGCTGTTAGGAGTTCAATTGCTGAGATTGGATATGGAAATGCGGAAATAAAAAAATCGTCCATGCAAAATTCAAAAGGCGAAAATGTTGAAGAATTCATTATCCGGGTTCTAAGCTCTGCCGAAGGGAATTCAGGCGAAGAGATACTAACCCACCTAAAGCAGCAATTTGGTGAAGAAAATGTAAATAGAAGAAGCATTGATACAGTAGGACCAAAAATTGGAGGCGAATTACGTAGAGGAGCAATTTATTCAATTTTGTTGTCGATGCTTTTCATCTTGATTTATGTAAGTTGGCGGTTCGAATTAAGATTTGCTGTTGGTGCTATTATCCCATTGTTTCATGATGTATTCATTACACTTGGCGTTTTTGTATTACTGGATTATGAAATAACACTTCCGGTTGTCGCTGCATTTCTCACAATCGTAGGGTACTCCTTGAATGATACGATCGTGGTTTTTGATCGCATTCGCGAGAACTTGAAAGTGTTAAGGCGAGAGCTTTATGTGAATATTGTCAATCGCAGTATTAACGAGACTTTAAGCAGAACCATTGTGACTTCTCTTACAACATTTATCGTTGTATTTGTCCTTTTCATCTATGGTGGTGATGTAATTCATAATTTTGCATTCGCGTTGCTGATAGGGATTATTATTGGAACCTATTCATCCATATTTGTTGCAAGCCCAATTCTAGTGGAATGGGAAGAACGAAAAACAAAACGCGCCGGCACACCCATTACAAGAATAAAGCGCTAATTATTCGGAGAGTGGTATGAATATCACTAAAGATTTTGATGGTCAAGCGGTAATCATTAAAATTGGTGGAAATATTCTTTCCGGGGTAGATGCAAACCAGGTTCATCAAATGATTCATGAAGAACTCGAATTAGGTCATGAAAAATTTATATTGGATATGTCTGGTGTATCATTGATTAACAGTTCAGGAGTAGGGATTTTAATCGGATCTCTTACTGCGGCTCGCAGCCAAGGTGGGGATTTACACCTTGCAGCTCCGTCTGAAAAAGTGTCCGACGTACTTCGTATGATGAAATTAGATCAAGTCTTCCAAATGTTTGATTCCATCGAATCGGCCAAACAAAGCTTCTTCTAATCATATTTTAAATAGAACTTCATGTCGATTAATATTGTTGTTGGCGGCCAGTGGGGGGACGAAGGTAAAGGAAAAATTGTGGACTTACTCAGCGCCGATTGTGACGTCGTTGCAAGATATCAAGGTGGCGCGAACGCCGGACACACTGTAATAGTGAATGGCGAACAATTTATTTTACACCTGCTTCCATCAGGTATCCTGCATCCAAATGTTACTTGTTATATTGGCAACGGTGTTGTTGTCGATCCGGCAAACCTTCTTCAAGAGATTGAGTTTGTTGAATCTAAAAATATTTCAGTTAAGGATCGCCTTTTTGTCAGCGGGTATGCACATGTGATTTTCCCATATCACATGGTTTTAGATCAAAATAAAGAAAGTGATCCAAGCCGTTTTATTGGGACTACAGGCAGAGGTATAGGACCTGCATACACAGATAAGGTAGATCGAATCGGGATTCGTATGCTGGATCTTTTGCATC is a window of candidate division KSB1 bacterium DNA encoding:
- the secF gene encoding protein translocase subunit SecF, giving the protein MQLFTNTNLNFIGNRKIGYIISSALIILGLGSLLFRGGPNYGVDFIGGISIRVQFEEIVDVDAVRSSIAEIGYGNAEIKKSSMQNSKGENVEEFIIRVLSSAEGNSGEEILTHLKQQFGEENVNRRSIDTVGPKIGGELRRGAIYSILLSMLFILIYVSWRFELRFAVGAIIPLFHDVFITLGVFVLLDYEITLPVVAAFLTIVGYSLNDTIVVFDRIRENLKVLRRELYVNIVNRSINETLSRTIVTSLTTFIVVFVLFIYGGDVIHNFAFALLIGIIIGTYSSIFVASPILVEWEERKTKRAGTPITRIKR
- a CDS encoding STAS domain-containing protein, with protein sequence MNITKDFDGQAVIIKIGGNILSGVDANQVHQMIHEELELGHEKFILDMSGVSLINSSGVGILIGSLTAARSQGGDLHLAAPSEKVSDVLRMMKLDQVFQMFDSIESAKQSFF